A genomic stretch from Rubripirellula reticaptiva includes:
- the trpB gene encoding tryptophan synthase subunit beta, protein MSTSASSEHATASVPDAQGRFGEFGGRFVPETLTRALEQLSEEYEKAKKDPEFQRELAGLLKTFVGRPSPLYHAKRMSEDVGGAQIWLKREDLNHTGAHKINNTIGQALLTLRMGKTRVIAETGAGQHGVATATACAHFGLPCTVYMGSEDIRRQKPNVFSMKLMGADICPVESGSKTLRDAVNEAMRDWMSSVENTHYIIGSVIGPHPFPMMVRDFQAIIGRETREQCRDSFERLPDCVVACVGGGSNAAGMFYPFVEDEGVRLVGVEAGGRGHDPGDHASPLTFGRPGVLHGSYSYVMQDDDGQTCDVHSMSAGLDYPGVGPEHSYWKDTGRVDYVECVDDAAMAAFDKLARTEGIIAALETSHAIAKAMTIAAEMSPKEHLVVCLSGRGDKDAMEIARLRGETW, encoded by the coding sequence GCATCCGTTCCCGACGCCCAGGGCCGGTTTGGCGAATTTGGCGGTCGATTTGTGCCCGAAACGTTGACCCGCGCGCTCGAACAGCTCTCCGAGGAATACGAAAAGGCAAAGAAGGACCCCGAATTTCAACGCGAACTTGCTGGCCTGTTGAAGACATTTGTCGGCCGGCCTAGCCCGCTTTATCACGCCAAGCGGATGAGCGAGGATGTTGGCGGTGCCCAGATCTGGCTAAAACGTGAAGACCTCAACCACACCGGTGCCCACAAAATCAACAATACAATCGGCCAGGCGTTGTTGACCTTGCGGATGGGTAAGACTCGCGTGATTGCCGAAACCGGCGCCGGCCAGCACGGTGTTGCCACCGCGACAGCCTGTGCTCACTTTGGATTGCCTTGCACGGTCTACATGGGCAGCGAAGACATTCGCCGACAAAAGCCAAACGTGTTCAGCATGAAGTTGATGGGCGCTGACATTTGTCCGGTCGAAAGTGGTTCGAAAACTTTGCGTGACGCCGTCAATGAAGCGATGCGAGACTGGATGTCGTCAGTCGAGAACACTCACTACATCATCGGCAGCGTGATCGGTCCGCATCCATTCCCTATGATGGTTCGCGATTTTCAAGCGATCATCGGCCGCGAGACTCGTGAACAGTGCCGTGATTCATTCGAGCGGTTGCCCGATTGCGTGGTTGCGTGTGTCGGTGGCGGCTCGAACGCCGCGGGAATGTTCTATCCCTTTGTTGAAGACGAAGGCGTGCGTTTGGTCGGCGTCGAAGCAGGCGGTCGCGGGCATGATCCAGGGGATCACGCATCGCCGTTGACGTTCGGTCGCCCCGGCGTGCTGCACGGCAGTTACAGCTACGTGATGCAAGACGACGACGGCCAGACCTGTGACGTTCACTCGATGAGCGCGGGACTCGATTACCCCGGCGTCGGGCCCGAACACAGTTATTGGAAAGACACCGGGCGAGTCGATTACGTGGAGTGCGTTGATGACGCTGCGATGGCGGCGTTCGACAAGCTGGCTCGTACCGAAGGAATCATCGCGGCACTTGAGACTTCGCATGCTATCGCAAAAGCGATGACGATCGCAGCGGAAATGTCCCCCAAGGAACACTTGGTCGTTTGCCTATCCGGACGCGGCGACAAAGACGCGATGGAAATCGCCAGGCTGCGTGGCGAGACTTGGTAG
- the nirD gene encoding nitrite reductase small subunit NirD, with the protein MSEFEVVGKVSDFEDNVGQAVPVDGRMVAVFRKGDDWYAIDDLCPHMGASLAEGHVDDKTVTCPWHAWRFCIKDGTWEDNPRVKVETFEVKIEGDDVMVREIEQAKSDDASDD; encoded by the coding sequence GTGAGTGAATTTGAAGTGGTCGGAAAGGTCAGCGATTTCGAAGACAACGTCGGCCAAGCGGTCCCCGTCGACGGCCGGATGGTGGCGGTTTTCCGCAAAGGCGACGATTGGTACGCGATCGATGACCTATGCCCCCACATGGGTGCATCGTTGGCCGAAGGTCACGTCGACGACAAGACGGTGACGTGTCCGTGGCACGCGTGGCGTTTCTGTATCAAAGACGGAACTTGGGAGGATAACCCGCGAGTCAAAGTCGAAACGTTCGAAGTCAAAATCGAAGGCGACGACGTGATGGTGCGAGAAATCGAACAAGCCAAGTCAGACGACGCCAGCGACGACTGA